The DNA segment CGATAGCAAACGCAAAGGGAACGGTAAAGCCGACAAAGCCGGCGTAGAGCATGGGGGGGTGCATAATCATAGCAGGGTGCTGGAGCAAGGGGTTCAAGCCGCGCCCGTCGGTTTGGGGCACGGGCAAAAGCGCGAACGGGTGCGCTTCAAAATTCATGACGATCAGGAAGAATGTAAGCACAAAGGCGTGCACAGCCAGGACATAGGGCATGAACGGCGCGGCATTTTCGCGGTGCACGAGGTACACAGCGGCTGTGTAGATGACCAGCAGAAGCGCCCAAAAGAGCAATGAACCTTCTTGCCCGCCCCAAATCCCCGTGATGGTGTAGAAGAGGGGTTGCCCAATGCTGGTTTGTCGCCACACATAGGCAAAGCGAAAGTCCTGCGAGATGAGCAGATACTCAAGCAGCAGGAAGGCAAGCACAACGAGCGCCCCCGCGCCAAACAGCGCATTGCGTCCACTCAGGACAAGTTCAGGCAATCGCCGCCGCGCCCCGAAGAAGAGCGCCACGGTCGCATAAGCGGCTAACCCCAACGCCGCCAACATGATGAGATAGCCGGCATCAGCCATGTGCCTCTCCTTTCTTCAACAAAACAAATGCAGGGACGTGCTGTCATCCCTGCATCCATTCATTTTGAAAACGTGGCCCCTCATTGCCCGTCGGTTGGCACGCCCTGGTAGTGGTCGGCGGGCACTTCCGCGCCCGATTCAGCGGCTTCTTCATACTTCGACGGACATTTCACAAGAATATTGCTGGCTTCAAACACACCGTTTTCGTTCACCCGCCCTTCGACAATCACACTGGTGCTTTTCATAAAAAGGTCGGGCATCACATCGTGATAGACCACCGGCATGCGGTTGCCCTGGTCATCCACCATATCAAAGCGCAAAACGATGTTGCGCGTATCGTATTCGACGCTTTCCTTGTCCACCACGGCCTCAACACGCACCATATCGCCCACAATGGCATCACCACGCGCCACCATTTCGGCAAGCGTGATGTAGTACGCGCCACCGGCACGCACGCCCTGATAGATGAGGAACGCCATGGCAAGGAGAATCACCACCCCGCCAACGACAAACTTGAATTTGCGTTTTGGAATAGGCCCAATGTGAGGCTCTTCGCGCACGAGTACCGACATGTTTTGCCTCCGTTCCGTCGGGTCGGATTGCACGCGCATTGTAGCATAAGGAACAGGAGTTTCCAACTGACATGGCTCGTGATATTTGTCACATTTTCATCATCAGAACACCTTGGAAGATGCATTTTGCCTTGTAAG comes from the Ardenticatena maritima genome and includes:
- a CDS encoding cytochrome c maturation protein CcmE yields the protein MSVLVREEPHIGPIPKRKFKFVVGGVVILLAMAFLIYQGVRAGGAYYITLAEMVARGDAIVGDMVRVEAVVDKESVEYDTRNIVLRFDMVDDQGNRMPVVYHDVMPDLFMKSTSVIVEGRVNENGVFEASNILVKCPSKYEEAAESGAEVPADHYQGVPTDGQ